One genomic region from Leptospira tipperaryensis encodes:
- a CDS encoding LIC_13246 family protein, whose amino-acid sequence MKETVDLDQGEWKKLISRKDEFANIVSVLNQFYVTKTPYCKLSNSQKLRIQLEKDGFKDFEAFLKRLGEHDFLIYLKANEKYESWIHIDGIQEKRDRFLNEGTKTHPVFDIVCVSDLFEKDCVFAEEEETKTFSK is encoded by the coding sequence ATGAAAGAAACAGTCGATTTAGATCAAGGAGAATGGAAGAAGTTGATCAGTCGAAAAGACGAATTCGCAAACATCGTCTCCGTCTTAAATCAATTCTATGTTACAAAAACTCCTTATTGCAAACTCAGCAATTCTCAAAAGCTGAGGATTCAGTTGGAAAAAGACGGATTTAAGGACTTCGAAGCATTCTTAAAAAGATTGGGAGAACACGACTTTCTCATCTATCTTAAGGCGAACGAAAAATATGAATCTTGGATACACATCGATGGAATTCAGGAGAAAAGAGACCGGTTCTTAAACGAAGGAACTAAAACTCATCCGGTCTTTGACATCGTGTGCGTCTCCGATCTTTTCGAAAAAGATTGCGTTTTTGCGGAAGAGGAAGAAACGAAAACATTTTCCAAATAA
- a CDS encoding DUF2809 domain-containing protein, whose protein sequence is MKRRLIYVGFLFFFLSLCFVIVQFFDSNRLVRGFLGDLIIVMVLYSFFKSIADFDSVKLSIFIILFSFVLETLQYFKIIRLLGFKENYLTKIIFGSVFDPLDLLAYLIGVFLIFSIDTRIILKLLRKETSTRITG, encoded by the coding sequence ATGAAGCGGAGACTGATCTACGTAGGATTTCTATTTTTCTTTTTAAGTCTCTGCTTTGTCATCGTCCAATTCTTTGATTCAAATCGTTTGGTTCGCGGTTTTCTGGGCGATTTGATTATCGTGATGGTTCTTTATAGCTTCTTTAAATCGATTGCAGATTTTGATTCTGTCAAATTATCGATTTTTATAATCCTATTTTCATTTGTTTTAGAAACGCTTCAGTATTTTAAGATCATTCGACTTTTAGGTTTTAAGGAAAATTATCTAACCAAAATCATTTTCGGATCCGTATTTGATCCGTTGGATTTGTTAGCCTATCTGATCGGTGTGTTCTTAATTTTTTCCATCGATACACGGATCATTCTAAAATTATTAAGAAAAGAAACATCAACCCGCATTACGGGTTGA
- a CDS encoding apolipoprotein N-acyltransferase: protein MDNLHHRFQQFQKTVWFNLFCYFWTGLFSFLAFAPISLSHFVWIAPFGLFWLSLKYQGKYKKLFYQGLIIGVVFYAISFHWIVHMAITFGNFPYVIALLLLLFAGLLFSLKFPLFMMSFSFLSGKIGRHSVWVAGFCGLLSELIGPQLFPWYWGNLAAGNIFLAQNVEITGVYGLSFLVFVVSYTLFQSNPWHWKEILNSIEKRKQYLRFVALPALLLLSFVISGAVLYKKWNDVKPSKSVKVLVIQPDAPLSFRDGREVKESIEALMARIEKLAEEGVAKMGTKPDLIVLPEAGVPFFSAHNTPVTTVARRLYWHRFDSLMFLLANKYKSNVFFNEIDAGYKGTPGARNLRYYNNNVLYDPNGDRRDSYQKKFLLMFGEYMPFDFLYDLSQQTGRFEPGLNHNLIRYYTPTEKEKSPKGLHLGWSDTENLNHEAVRSYYEPAKTEVQEAGKFLPLICYEVILPEFVREFRTAGNPEFIVNLTNDKWYGTTTESDQHMELGRLRSIELRRWMVRSTNSGISANIDHLGRFVGGKKTGLMTSESLSETIDVIDSPPTFYTQYGNLIPWLMLFLTGIYYLNLLIGIRKGKKV, encoded by the coding sequence TATTTCTGGACCGGTCTTTTTTCGTTCTTAGCATTTGCTCCTATTTCCCTGAGCCATTTTGTTTGGATCGCGCCTTTTGGCCTTTTCTGGCTGAGTCTCAAATATCAGGGAAAATATAAAAAGTTATTTTATCAAGGTTTGATTATCGGAGTCGTTTTTTACGCCATCTCCTTTCACTGGATCGTTCACATGGCGATTACGTTTGGAAACTTTCCCTATGTAATTGCGTTGCTCCTCCTTCTTTTCGCGGGGCTTTTGTTTAGTTTAAAGTTTCCTCTTTTTATGATGAGCTTTTCTTTTCTTTCCGGAAAGATCGGTCGTCATTCGGTTTGGGTCGCCGGATTCTGCGGACTACTTTCGGAGCTGATCGGTCCACAGTTGTTTCCCTGGTACTGGGGAAATCTCGCCGCGGGAAATATCTTCCTCGCACAAAACGTGGAAATTACCGGCGTCTATGGATTGAGCTTTCTTGTTTTTGTCGTTTCCTATACTCTCTTTCAATCCAATCCATGGCATTGGAAAGAAATTCTTAACTCGATTGAAAAGAGAAAACAATATCTTCGTTTTGTTGCGTTACCTGCGCTCCTCCTTTTGAGTTTTGTAATTTCCGGAGCCGTTCTTTATAAAAAATGGAACGATGTAAAGCCTTCCAAATCAGTTAAAGTGCTCGTCATTCAACCGGACGCCCCTTTGAGTTTTCGCGACGGAAGAGAAGTGAAAGAATCCATCGAAGCGCTCATGGCTCGGATCGAAAAACTCGCCGAAGAAGGCGTAGCAAAGATGGGAACCAAACCGGATCTCATTGTTCTTCCGGAAGCGGGAGTTCCGTTTTTCTCAGCGCATAACACACCGGTGACGACCGTTGCCAGAAGATTGTATTGGCATCGTTTTGATTCCTTGATGTTTCTTCTCGCGAACAAATACAAGTCAAACGTATTTTTCAATGAGATTGACGCGGGTTACAAAGGAACTCCGGGTGCGAGAAACCTAAGATATTACAATAACAACGTTCTCTATGATCCGAACGGAGATAGAAGAGATTCTTATCAAAAAAAGTTTCTTCTCATGTTTGGCGAATATATGCCTTTTGATTTTCTCTACGATCTGAGTCAGCAGACGGGAAGATTTGAACCGGGCTTAAATCACAATCTGATCCGTTATTACACTCCTACGGAAAAAGAAAAATCTCCGAAGGGACTTCACCTCGGATGGTCGGATACGGAGAATCTAAATCATGAAGCCGTGCGTTCTTACTATGAACCGGCGAAGACGGAAGTGCAAGAGGCTGGAAAATTTCTTCCATTGATTTGTTACGAAGTGATTCTTCCTGAGTTTGTAAGAGAATTTAGAACCGCGGGAAATCCCGAGTTTATCGTAAATCTTACCAATGACAAGTGGTATGGAACGACGACCGAGAGCGATCAACACATGGAACTCGGAAGACTTCGTTCCATAGAATTGAGGAGATGGATGGTAAGATCTACCAATTCCGGAATTTCCGCAAACATCGATCATCTTGGCCGGTTTGTCGGCGGGAAAAAAACGGGTCTTATGACCTCGGAATCTCTTTCCGAAACAATCGACGTTATCGATTCTCCTCCGACTTTTTATACTCAGTATGGGAATTTGATTCCTTGGTTGATGCTCTTTCTTACGGGCATCTACTATTTGAATCTTTTGATCGGAATTCGGAAAGGTAAGAAGGTATAA